In a single window of the uncultured Dysgonomonas sp. genome:
- a CDS encoding CusA/CzcA family heavy metal efflux RND transporter produces the protein MFQKLIKFSIENKLVIGVMTVALIIWGTYSLSQLPFDSTPDITNNQVQVITQAPSLGAQEVEQFITTPLEMALANIPKVIERRSISRSGLSVITIVFKEDADIYWARQQVDQQLKEAEEVIPQGVGKISLAPISTGLGEIYHYTIRAKEGYEDKYSISDLRTMQDWIVRKQLSGTEGVAEISGWGGFVKQYEIAINADKLNAVNITIPELYTALENNNENTGGSYIEQYSNQYFIRGLGIVKSLEDIEKIPIKTVNGTPILVRDVAKVQYGNATRYGAVTRNGDGEVVAGITLMLKGENFQEVIKNVKERMAQVQKSLPEGVIIEPFIDRTQLVDRVTNTITKNLIEGGLIVIFILVLFLGNYRAGLVVASVIPLSMLFAFGMMRVFGVSGNLMSLGAIDFGLIVDGAVIIVEAVCHHIGVMKDRYKGRLLTQAEMDQEVFDSASKIRNSAAFGEIIIMIVYIPLFTLVGIEGKMFKPMAMTVFFAILGAFILSLTYVPMASALFLSKKTEHKRNISDKLMDKLNNFYRPIITKSLNWSKTLIISMVALFAVSVFMFNRMGGEFIPNLEEGDFAAEISMAQGTSLSQMIKSCSQAEKILKEQFPEVKQAVSRIGSAEIPTDPMPIERADMMIALIPKKEWTSAKTKEELMEKMEKAIGEIPGLGVEMTQPIQMRTNELVTGIKQDVAIKIYGNDLEVLSSSANKIASLIKKVDGVSDPFVEKVTGLPQVQVTYNRDQLAKYGISVKDANMVLKTAFAGNEAGYVFEEDRRFDLVLRMDNDLRNNISSLENLYLPLSSGGTIPLSQVAEIKYEDAPAQVTRENGERRIYVGFNVRGRDVQSTVFDIQNILDKEFKLPAGYYYTYGGQFQNLKEAKDRLMVAVPLALLLILFLLYATLKSVKESLFVFSAIPLSAIGGIWALWLRDMPFSISAGVGFIALFGVAVLNGIVLIGQFNIFEKEGMTNIRERVIEGCMLRLRPVIMTALVASLGFLPMALSTGDGAEVQRPLATVVIGGLLTATALTLVVLPSIYKTFTKNKQE, from the coding sequence ATGTTTCAAAAACTGATTAAATTCTCGATAGAGAATAAATTGGTAATTGGAGTCATGACTGTAGCCCTCATTATTTGGGGGACTTATTCCCTGTCTCAATTACCATTCGACTCTACCCCTGATATCACCAATAATCAGGTGCAGGTCATTACTCAGGCTCCATCCTTAGGAGCACAGGAAGTGGAGCAGTTTATTACTACTCCCTTAGAAATGGCTTTAGCCAATATTCCCAAAGTTATAGAAAGAAGAAGTATCAGCCGAAGTGGCTTATCCGTTATAACCATTGTATTTAAAGAAGATGCTGACATTTATTGGGCACGTCAGCAGGTAGACCAGCAACTAAAAGAAGCGGAGGAAGTTATTCCTCAAGGAGTAGGTAAGATTAGTTTAGCTCCTATATCTACCGGATTAGGAGAGATCTATCACTATACAATACGGGCAAAAGAAGGCTATGAGGATAAATACAGTATATCTGACTTGCGTACCATGCAGGATTGGATCGTTAGAAAGCAACTCTCAGGCACAGAAGGTGTAGCAGAGATAAGTGGCTGGGGAGGTTTTGTAAAACAATACGAGATAGCCATTAATGCGGATAAACTCAATGCTGTAAATATAACAATCCCTGAATTGTATACTGCACTTGAAAACAATAACGAAAATACAGGAGGGAGCTACATTGAACAATACAGTAATCAGTATTTCATACGAGGGTTAGGTATTGTCAAGTCTTTGGAAGATATAGAAAAAATACCGATTAAAACAGTCAATGGTACTCCTATCCTTGTTCGGGATGTAGCAAAAGTACAGTATGGAAATGCAACACGCTATGGTGCTGTAACCCGAAATGGAGACGGAGAAGTTGTTGCAGGTATTACCCTGATGTTGAAGGGTGAAAACTTTCAAGAGGTAATAAAAAATGTAAAAGAGCGTATGGCTCAGGTACAAAAGAGCTTACCGGAGGGAGTCATTATTGAGCCGTTTATTGACAGGACACAATTGGTAGACAGAGTAACGAATACTATTACCAAAAACCTGATAGAGGGAGGATTGATCGTTATCTTCATTCTTGTACTTTTCTTAGGGAATTACAGAGCCGGATTGGTAGTAGCTTCCGTAATACCACTATCTATGCTGTTTGCATTTGGTATGATGCGTGTGTTTGGTGTAAGTGGAAACCTGATGAGCCTCGGAGCTATCGACTTCGGATTGATTGTGGATGGGGCGGTCATCATTGTCGAGGCCGTCTGTCATCATATAGGAGTCATGAAAGACCGATATAAAGGGAGGTTGCTGACACAGGCAGAAATGGATCAGGAAGTATTTGATTCAGCTTCTAAAATAAGGAATAGTGCCGCATTTGGAGAAATCATTATCATGATTGTTTATATTCCACTTTTCACTTTGGTCGGTATAGAAGGTAAGATGTTCAAGCCAATGGCTATGACAGTGTTCTTTGCCATATTGGGTGCATTTATTCTATCTCTAACTTATGTGCCTATGGCAAGTGCGTTGTTTTTAAGTAAGAAAACTGAGCACAAGCGGAATATCTCAGATAAGCTAATGGATAAGCTTAACAATTTCTATCGTCCTATTATAACCAAAAGCTTGAATTGGAGCAAAACTCTAATCATAAGTATGGTTGCACTGTTTGCAGTCAGTGTATTCATGTTTAATAGAATGGGTGGCGAATTTATACCTAATCTCGAAGAAGGCGACTTTGCGGCAGAAATAAGTATGGCTCAGGGAACATCCTTGTCACAGATGATTAAAAGCTGTTCTCAAGCTGAAAAAATACTCAAAGAACAGTTTCCTGAAGTAAAACAAGCCGTAAGCCGTATTGGTAGTGCCGAAATTCCAACTGATCCGATGCCTATTGAACGAGCGGATATGATGATTGCTTTAATTCCTAAAAAAGAATGGACATCAGCCAAAACCAAAGAGGAGCTGATGGAGAAGATGGAAAAAGCTATCGGAGAGATACCCGGATTAGGAGTGGAAATGACACAGCCGATACAGATGCGAACCAATGAGTTAGTGACAGGTATTAAACAGGATGTAGCCATTAAAATTTATGGGAATGACCTGGAAGTACTTAGCTCATCAGCCAATAAGATAGCCTCTTTGATAAAAAAAGTAGATGGAGTAAGTGATCCGTTTGTTGAAAAAGTTACCGGATTACCACAGGTTCAGGTTACTTATAATCGAGATCAATTAGCGAAATATGGTATATCAGTCAAAGATGCCAATATGGTACTTAAAACAGCATTTGCCGGAAATGAGGCTGGATATGTGTTTGAGGAAGACCGTAGATTTGATTTAGTATTAAGAATGGATAATGATCTGAGAAATAATATCTCTTCATTAGAAAATCTATATCTGCCCCTTTCATCAGGAGGAACAATCCCTCTTTCTCAAGTGGCTGAAATTAAATATGAAGATGCACCTGCACAGGTAACACGCGAAAATGGAGAGAGACGAATTTATGTCGGATTTAATGTCAGAGGACGTGATGTCCAAAGCACTGTGTTTGATATTCAGAATATATTAGACAAAGAATTCAAACTACCGGCAGGATATTATTATACATACGGAGGACAATTTCAAAATCTGAAAGAAGCAAAAGACAGATTGATGGTTGCCGTTCCATTAGCATTGTTATTAATACTCTTTCTTCTATATGCCACATTGAAAAGTGTAAAAGAGTCCTTGTTTGTATTCTCTGCCATACCACTTTCGGCTATTGGAGGTATCTGGGCTCTATGGTTACGTGACATGCCTTTCAGTATTTCGGCAGGTGTCGGGTTTATAGCTCTGTTCGGTGTTGCGGTATTAAATGGCATTGTTCTGATTGGGCAATTCAACATATTTGAAAAAGAAGGGATGACAAACATTCGTGAGAGAGTAATCGAAGGGTGTATGCTGCGCCTTCGTCCGGTAATTATGACTGCGCTTGTCGCATCATTAGGATTCTTACCAATGGCTTTATCTACAGGCGATGGAGCCGAAGTGCAAAGGCCTCTCGCAACAGTGGTAATAGGAGGATTATTAACTGCAACGGCTCTAACATTGGTTGTGTTACCTTCTATCTATAAAACATTTACTAAAAATAAACAGGAATGA